The genomic DNA TCCATCCAAAACCCCAAGGCTTGTAAAGATAAActttgtgcaaagtgaaagtaacCACCATTAAAAGGAAATGTACatctcttttattttgtgtccttACTTCTTCATCTTTCTGTAAGGtgaaatatatttgtatttgtgtggAATAATGCTTTATTCCTGTATTGCCATAGCATGagatcataaataaaaaaaaaacaaagattgttcttttgtcacaagATCACATGTTCAGATCGTAACATTGTCACAGCTACCTGAATCCCTGAACCAAGACAAAAATGTACTTGCCATGCTCTGAAAGGAATAGTTAGCACACTAGCCACTTTACAAAACGTCCATGTTTTACTAGTCCCCAAAGTATTATCTGATCAGGGGTTCACTTCCTTGATGAGGTCATAGCTAAGTCTTTCTTGTGATTCTTATATGTTTGGGGCTGGCTTTACACCTAAACACTATATGTTGGCATCTCCGCATTATCTTGTGTTTTGCAATGGTGATTAGAAAATGAAGACAATAAAAATCTCATTATCTGTAAAAATCTGTTGTCAGTAACTGTTCGTACCTTACCTCCAACAAAGTTTATGCTTATTCATTTGGTAGGTTTttagtataaataaaacagaagctCAAGACTAATATGCTACACTGTgtagttttttattatatgaaatAATTCACATGATTTGAATCAGGGCCTTGGAACTCATAACAGCAGTGGCATTGAAAAGTCAATATGACAAATCTTTAATATAAGACATCGTGCGGTTAGTTactaaaattatggaaataataGATTAATGCAAATTATTGCATTCTTAACACTCTGCTGATAAAGGGGATACAAGCAATTGCTGATGACAAAACAACGTTCACACTTCAGTAAAATTCTGAGCGTTACTGTACAGCATCTGCGATAAGCAGAGACTCCGGGCTGTAGTCGAGGAGGGAATGAGACGAAACACATCTTAGAAGAAGGCAACAAATTTACTTTGATGGTCTTTATGACTTCTTGTACTCGATTCTCTCGACTTTGACATCATCGCCGATGAGCTGGTAAACGTACGTGACGACCGTAGATGCCTGGATATCCATCAGAACAAAGGACGGTATGATGTTGCTGTGAAGAGAGACAAGTAATAGAAATATGAATCTTGTCAACCAAAAAAATGGTAGCTGGGtagttctgtaaaaaaaaattaaacaacccCGAAACTCCAGATTCAATCATAATTCATTTCCATTCACAATttcaatacaaacacacattacaaaCACCACTTTTAAGAGAAAATTTAAACCTTATATTGCAGAGGTGGTGTGAAggatgtgtgtgtcagtgctgtACCTCTCCAGTGCATTGTAAGCCCCTGTGGCTGAACCGGGGTTGATGTAAAATTTGTTCTCGTTCTCGAAGGCCTCAAACTTGTGCGTGTGGCCCGAGATGAGAATATCCACATCCAGCTGCCTCTGGAGAAGGGCGAGGCTGGCCATGTCTCCCCATGGGATCACCTGGTGCCCGTGGATCAGACCAATCTTAAACTGGCCCACCGTAACCACCTTCTGTTCAGGGTAATTCAGATtctgtggggggggggggggaactcTGATAATGCTTCAAATAACATTTTAGAGTTTCTATAAGTTATTATACAAGCCACTATTAATAAAGAACTTTCCCAAGAATGTTCAGTCGAGAACTGAAATTAAACTGAAATTGAACTGAAAAGTAAACCCCACCTCATCAAAATCACCTCTGACGATGTGCACATCTCCAGCCAGTGTCTTCAGGTAGTCATAGCTCTCCTTTGTACAGAGGTTGCCCGTGCAGAGGATGTGCTGAATCTTGCCAGGCACCAGCAGCTTCTTAAACTTTGCTGGTAGAGTGTTGCATCGGTGAGGAATGTGCAGGTCACCTAATACAAGGACCAGCTGGAGATATATAATGAGTCGAATGTTAAAGGTTCACTTTAGATTGGTTATAACTCAAAGATTAGATTATAAACTTAAACTTTTATAATGTAGTCACGTTTTCATTAATCACCAGTACCAAGTGTGTCTAGGGGTAACAACCTTACTTTTCAAGCGGTCGGTATGGATATATGGAATTAAATTATTCTAGGAATAGTAAAGTTTTGCAAAGTATTATTTTACACGACAGGATTAGAAAAAATGAGgaataattcattattaattgtCTTCTAAGACCACAATTAGATAATGAgtcaaaacaaatattttttgctgGAGCAACGAGACTAACAAATCCAACAATTGAGGAAAATTTATAGCCATCAAATGAGAATTGtactaatttattcattcattttcagtaCCCTTGTCAGACTTCAGTCAATCTGTACAGAGAATATTTAAGGAGGGGTGAGTGATTCTAATTCTaaatacactttttattttcatgtatcACCCTGCTGACTGCAAAGtggatttttctttaataaattttttatttgtatacagtatggttGCATTTCTTTTATGATCCCACAGGTGGTGggtctaaactattcacatactgaaaggcagcacagcatcctgtgtggtaaaACTATTTGATgaatttttttagaattgtaatgaaatctaattttttttttcatatttataaaatcatgataataACAGAGTCGCGATACACAAATCAAACTGGCACCTGGTAGATATTGTGATTATATTGTATCGGCTGGTCCCTTGTAATCTCTATCCCCATGGTGCACTAGCTCTACTAATGGAGTCTGATAGTGGGTGTGAAGCAAGAAAGTGTTCCAGCTGTAACTGTTTTTATGATTTCTGGGACATCCATCTGTCCATTTTAATATATATCATTGTGTGAAACCAAATATACAATTTGCATATGCACATTTTTTCCTCACTTGCTTGTTTCAATAGTTTCACTGCTCCAGAACAAAACTATACAGTTAccactttaaaaagaaaacatttcctGGCTTGAACAGGAACATTTTCATAAATGATTGCTCTCAAAAGTCTTATAAGAAAAGCACTTCATGGCTCAAATATACTAATAAACCTACAACAGTGTATATTCACTGACCAACCAAACCACACATTAGCTGAGAGAATGTTACCGAGCATGTCCCAGGACACCTTTACTTGTGATTCCTATACAAAGCAGAGGTCAGACTAGATCCGACAGCCTTACAGAGAGCAGTGTTACTCAGCCGTCACCCTTAGTCTGGAATAGAAGCCTCGGTAAAGCAGGGTGGAGGGAGTGGAGGGGCACTTACTCTGTGACCAGCCTGAGCACAAGGCAGTTGATTGGAGACAGGATGGGAGACAGTGTGTGAGGAAgaggagcaggaggagcagGAAGAGGAGTAGGGGAGGGGACATCAAGAGATCAAAATGGTGCATAATCATAAATAAAGGAACACAAACAATACAAGATGGTGTGAGACAgagaagaaaaactgaaatccCAAATGAATTTTAAGTGAATAATCCAAACATAAATGAGATGTTAAGTGACAATGGTTAAGTGGTAATTAAATGTTAGCAGTGTGGGGTTAGTGGAAAACTAAATGATTATTCGTTTGGTTAAAATGAGCTGAAGGAACACCACAACCCATAACAGGTGGTTTTAGGAAAGTGAAATGGTTTCAGTCTAAAGGAGAGGAATTTAGGGGAGGGGAACAGTAGCTAAAGCTATTGGTCTAGTTTGATAAACCATCTAAAGCTATCATTTTGTAATGGTTTTCCCTGACATTTTTGAACACATTAGTCTGACACGATACAGCTTGTAACACTGATGTCATATGAGGGTGTGTCAAACATTATCCGCACTTcgattatattaaaacttctgttggccgcactgtcttatcagcgctttcaGTTTAAGACTACTGTCTCTCCAATCACACCAGTGCAGTGTTATATCAGTTcgtttgtaactgcggtgctaGCAAAATGGATAACCCACTTGTGATTTGaacaaaagaagagca from Clarias gariepinus isolate MV-2021 ecotype Netherlands chromosome 19, CGAR_prim_01v2, whole genome shotgun sequence includes the following:
- the vps29 gene encoding vacuolar protein sorting-associated protein 29, producing MLVLVLGDLHIPHRCNTLPAKFKKLLVPGKIQHILCTGNLCTKESYDYLKTLAGDVHIVRGDFDENLNYPEQKVVTVGQFKIGLIHGHQVIPWGDMASLALLQRQLDVDILISGHTHKFEAFENENKFYINPGSATGAYNALESNIIPSFVLMDIQASTVVTYVYQLIGDDVKVERIEYKKS